From one Montipora capricornis isolate CH-2021 chromosome 10, ASM3666992v2, whole genome shotgun sequence genomic stretch:
- the LOC138018480 gene encoding secreted frizzled-related protein 3-like, translating to MPLTFDVLCLLVATLTILQTNASPTCEPIKIPLCQRHLPYNMTMFPNALEQFSQKHARQKIEFFRGIVSLNCSKEAGFFLCSYHLPICAPSFKTRPIRPCRSVCEKVMADCMPTIRKFEANWPEDVKCNELPSYNSDVCVTPESFINTGSLTTSSCKHSRPPRLSFQLYQENSYRFVLKVRIQSSQKNGSERILSGKVHRILQKGLIDLKKGDTIRLYRNITCDYPRVIGINADYLVAGHEDLQQQRFYLYPETGVVETWERVWVAKIKKWQKRLAVKRPGQKINKKYNTKRRKDAISFASPDP from the exons ATGCCACTGACTTTCGACGTGCTTTGCCTACTTGTGGCAACCCTCACTATCCTGCAAACGAACGCCAGCCCGACATGCGAGCCCATCAAGATCCCTCTCTGCCAACGCCACCTTCCCTATAACATGACAATGTTCCCAAACGCACTGGAGCAATTTTCCCAGAAGCACGCCCGACAGAAAATTGAATTCTTCCGTGGCATCGTGTCTCTAAACTGTTCCAAGGAAGCTGGTTTTTTTCTGTGTTCGTACCACTTACCTATCTGCGCTCCTTCGTTCAAAACACGGCCGATAAGACCTTGTAGGTCGGTCTGCGAAAAAGTTATGGCAGACTGTATGCCCACAATACGAAAGTTCGAAGCGAATTGGCCGGAAGACGTGAAATGCAACGAACTTCCCTCGTACAACAGCGACGTTTGTGTTACACCAGAGTCTTTCATTAACACCG GGTCGTTAACAACCTCATCATGCAAACATTCAAGGCCGCCACGTCTGAGCTTTCAGTTATATCAAGAGAATTCTTACAGATTCG TACTTAAAGTGCGTATTCAGTCATCACAAAAAAATGGCAGTGAACGCATACTCAGCGGAAAAGTGCATCGCATTCTTCAAAAAGGTCTCATTGACTTGAAGAAAGGAGACACGATTCGATTGTATAGGAATATCACATGTGACTATCCTCGAGTTATCGGGATCAACGCTGACTACTTGGTAGCCGGGCATGAAGACCTGCAGCAGCAAAGGTTTTATTTATATCCTGAGACTGGTGTGGTGGAGACCTGGGAAAGAGTCTGGGTGGCCAAAATTAAAAAGTGGCAAAAGCGCCTTGCGGTGAAGCGTCCTgggcaaaaaattaacaaaaagtaCAATACAAAGAGAAGGAAAG
- the LOC138021323 gene encoding unconventional myosin-XVI-like, whose amino-acid sequence MARLTRRDKVADLLKQAIGANDVAKLKFALKYQQAKINEQDENGETVLHQSCLSGQLEIVRLLVENGAELELRDDRGWTCLHYAAFGGCVDVVNFLINSCVDVTATSLEGKLAIDVAKGEGIVFLLATAILRAGKEHLLLRYMDESTSSLQSVESETSEEDRHNWSPIHGSLSEEVLRASQQFLGQSFGAYLDEKFNLKSSFDNSRGEAELPAKENGTRTRKTSCPGGQNDTQGLLSPFKRPRLNSFNSAFSRDVLQRFAVSESDLTEEQVGEKEKRADINRAPNFSDLNNVNSDTLI is encoded by the coding sequence ATGGCTCGGCTCACAAGACGTGACAAGGTGGCGGATTTGCTTAAACAAGCCATAGGGGCAAATGATGTGGCGAAGCTCAAGTTTGCTTTGAAGTATCAGCAAGCGAAGATAAATGAACAAGACGAAAACGGAGAGACAGTTTTGCATCAGAGCTGCCTCTCTGGACAGTTAGAAATTGTCCGACTGTTAGTAGAAAATGGGGCTGAGCTGGAGCTGCGAGATGATCGAGGCTGGACATGTTTGCACTACGCTGCATTCGGTGGATGCGTCGACGTTGTTAACTTTTTGATCAATTCTTGCGTTGACGTCACAGCCACTTCCCTCGAAGGCAAACTTGCGATTGACGTTGCCAAAGGCGAAGGAATTGTTTTCCTCTTGGCCACAGCTATCCTCAGAGCAGGTAAAGAACATTTGCTTCTCCGCTATATGGATGAATCGACGTCAAGCTTACAAAGTGTGGAGTCCGAGACCAGCGAAGAAGATCGACATAATTGGTCTCCAATCCACGGGTCACTGTCTGAGGAAGTATTGCGCGCAAGTCAGCAGTTTTTAGGCCAGAGCTTTGGTGCTTATTTAGACGAAAAGTTTAACTTAAAATCAAGTTTTGACAATAGCCGCGGAGAAGCTGAACTCCCCGCCAAGGAAAATGGAACGAGAACTAGGAAAACGTCATGCCCGGGCGGTCAAAATGATACTCAAGGATTATTGTCACCGTTCAAGAGACCTCGTCTAAACAGTTTTAACTCTGCGTTTTCTCGCGATGTGCTGCAACGTTTTGCCGTTAGCGAATCAGATTTAACGGAAGAACAGGTTGGCGAAAAGGAGAAAAGAGCGGATATTAACAGAGCGCCCAACTTTTCTGATCTTAATAACGTGAACTCCGACACATTAATTTAA